The Oncorhynchus mykiss isolate Arlee chromosome 20, USDA_OmykA_1.1, whole genome shotgun sequence genome includes a region encoding these proteins:
- the LOC110499555 gene encoding leucine-rich repeat transmembrane protein FLRT3 — MAAQCKNFLLFLTRVGLLLGLANPLVTSASCPSACRCDGTFIYCNDRGLTSIPTGIPLDATILFLQNNRIKSAGIPTDLKRLSNVEKIYLYCNNLDEFPQNLPIGVKELHLQENNIRMITHASLGQIPLIEELHLDDNSVSAVSIEEGAFRDSNHLRLLFLSRNHLSTIPSGLPQTIEELRFDDNRISSISEASLQDLINLKRLVLDGNLLNNRGIGEMAFINLINLTELSLVRNTLTSPPANLPGTSLEKLQLQDNHINRVPAGAFAFLRQLYRLDLSGNNLSSLPHGVFEDLDNLTQLLLRNNPWQCTCRMKWVRDWLRSLPTKVNVRGFMCQGPDKVKGMAIKDLSMDLFDCGGSDLGRGQGDPTETSTVSNTLLPSQPQWPSFVTKRPVVRMPDRNKNYRSTTTPSGRKIIRISVKSSSAETVHISWRVSVPLTAMRLSWLKLGHNPSFGSITETIVQGEKKEYLLTALEPESSYRICMVPMETSNIYLTDETPVCIETETSSLKAYKPTTTLNREQEKEPYNNSSLPLAAIIGGAVALLAILMLAFVCWYVHRNSSLFSRNCTYNKGRRRKDDYAEAGTKKDNSILEIREASFQMIPIHPVPVSKEEFVIHTIFPPNGLSLYKSPHSETSISNRSYRDSGIPDSDHSHS, encoded by the coding sequence ATGGCCGCCCAATGCAAGAACTTCCTGCTCTTCTTGACTAGGGTAGGACTACTTCTGGGTCTGGCTAACCCTCTGGTGACCTCCGCCTCCTGCCCCTCGGCCTGCCGGTGTGATGGGACCTTCATCTACTGTAATGATCGAGGCCTCACCTCTATCCCTACCGGCATTCCGCTAGATGCTACTATTCTCTTCCTCCAAAACAACAGGATCAAGAGCGCCGGCATCCCCACCGATCTGAAGAGGCTAAGCAACGTCGAGAAGATCTATCTGTACTGCAATAATCTGGACGAGTTCCCCCAAAACCTGCCGATCGGGGTCAAAGAACTGCATCTACAGGAGAATAATATCCGCATGATTACGCATGCGTCGCTGGGTCAGATCCCGCTGATCGAGGAGCTACACCTGGATGATAACTCCGTCTCGGCGGTGAGCATCGAGGAAGGAGCGTTCAGGGACAGCAATCACCTGAGACTACTCTTTCTCTCCAGGAACCATCTGAGCACCATCCCGTCCGGCCTTCCGCAGACCATCGAGGAGCTGCGCTTCGACGACAACCGCATCTCGTCAATATCAGAGGCGTCCCTGCAGGACCTGATCAACCTGAAGAGACTCGTCCTGGACGGGAACCTGCTCAACAACCGCGGCATCGGCGAAATGGCTTTCATCAACCTGATTAATCTCACCGAGCTCTCTCTGGTGAGAAACACCCTTACGTCGCCGCCGGCTAACTTACCAGGAACCAGTTTGGAGAAACTGCAGCTCCAAGACAACCACATCAACCGGGTACCGGCCGGAGCTTTTGCTTTCCTCAGGCAGCTGTATCGGTTGGATCTATCAGGCAACAATCTGAGCAGTCTGCCTCACGGAGTGTTCGAAGACCTGGATAACCTCACGCAGCTCCTGCTCCGTAACAACCCGTGGCAGTGCACTTGCCGGATGAAGTGGGTGAGAGACTGGTTAAGGTCGCTGCCGACAAAAGTCAACGTCCGGGGGTTTATGTGCCAGGGACCAGACAAGGTCAAGGGCATGGCTATTAAGGATTTGTCCATGGACTTGTTTGACTGTGGAGGATCGGACTTGGGCAGGGGCCAGGGGGACCCTACCGAGACCAGCACTGTCTCTAACACCTTACTGCCCTCACAACCCCAATGGCCTTCCTTTGTGACCAAAAGACCGGTGGTGAGAATGCCTGACAGGAATAAGAACTACCGAAGTACTACGACACCGTCAGGAAGAAAGATCATCAGGATCAGCGTGAAGTCGAGCAGTGCAGAGACAGTGCACATCTCCTGGAGGGTTTCTGTACCCTTGACTGCCATGAGGCTCAGCTGGTTAAAACTGGGCCACAACCCTTCGTTCGGTTCCATCACGGAGACCATCGTACAGGGCGAGAAGAAGGAGTACCTCCTAACAGCTCTAGAACCGGAATCCTCGTACAGGATATGCATGGTTCCCATGGAGACCAGCAACATTTACTTGACGGACGAGACACCAGTTTgcatagagacagagaccagtTCTCTGAAGGCTTACAAACCCACCACCACACTGAACCGCGAGCAGGAAAAGGAGCCTTACAACAATTCCAGTCTGCCTTTAGCCGCGATAATCGGAGGGGCCGTGGCTCTGTTGGCAATATTAATGCTGGCGTTTGTGTGCTGGTACGTGCACAGGAACAGTTCACTGTTTTCCAGGAATTGCACCTACAACAAGGGCCGTCGGAGGAAGGACGATTACGCCGAGGCGGGGACGAAAAAGGATAACTCAATCTTGGAGATACGAGAGGCCTCTTTTCAGATGATCCCCATACACCCCGTGCCCGTGTCCAAAGAGGAGTTTGTGATACATACGATTTTCCCTCCGAACGGATTGAGTCTGTACAAGAGCCCACACAGCGAGACCAGTATTAGCAACAGAAGCTACAGAGACAGCGGAATACCTGATTCAGACCACTCCCATTCATGA